A stretch of DNA from Aurantiacibacter atlanticus:
CAAGTATGAAGATATCGTCATTACCCCGCGTCATCTGCTGGATCTCGAGATATTGTGGTTCTACCCCGTAATTCGCAGCATGCTGACGCATCCGCTTCAGCAAATCATTGCCTGAAATGCCATCGGGATAACCGGCCAGATTGTGGCTGCAGGGTATCCAGCTGGCCCTGCTCGAATTACCATCGAACAGTTGCACCTCAAGATGATAGCGCGAAAGATAGACCGCAGCGGTCAAACCGGCAGGACCTCCCCCAACGATAATACAGTCACTGACATCCATGTTGCAGCCAAAGCATCACGAGAATGTCAGGGTCCAGCCCGCCCGCAGTGGAGGCCTGCAACCGTGCCGCGCTTTGGCGATGCGGATCAGAGCGGCGATCAGACCAATGGCCAGGTGAGCCATCCCTTGCCTAGTGAAGCTCCTTCTTGGGCGAAATCCATCTCGCTTTTCTCGGGATGCATCGCGGCACCGATCAATATCAAGGCCGGCCCTTCCCCGAGCGCGGTTCGAGCGGCAATGGATAGCAGGTCTAGCCGGGTGTGAAAGCGACGCTCTTCCGGCAGACTTGCGCTTTCCACCAAAGCCACCGGCGTTTCACCGCTGAGGCCGGCATCGATAAGGCCACGAGCGATCTCGGCCGCCGCCGATTTGCCCATGTAGATGGCCAGTGTCGCCTCCGGATCGGCAAGCGAACCCCAGTCCAGGGGAAGCAGCTTTCCTTTTCTCGTATGGGCGGTGACGAATACCAGCTTTCTTGCGATGCCGCGCAGAGTCAGCGAATTTCTGATACTTGCCGATGCGGCACTTGCGGCGGTGATACCGGGACAGATCGAAACTTTCAGCCCTGCCTCCCGACAGGCTGTCAGTTCTTCCATTGAACGTCCGAAGATGGACGGATCACCGCCTTTCAGTCGCACCACGCGTTCGCCCGCCCGCGCGGCTTCTACGATCAGGGTATCAATGCTCTTCTGGTCCTTCGAATGTTGACCTGCGCGCTTGCCGACTGACACCAGCCTGACATTGGAGGGCACCAGATCGAGAACGCCCGGCCCGATCAGCGCATCGTGAAAAACCACGCTGGCCGCACAAATCAGTTTCTCAGCCTTTCGGGTAAGCAGATCGGGATCGCCCGGCCCCGCCCCCACCAGCCAGACTTCGCCTGGAGCTATCATACCGCCGCCTCCCTGAGTGCACCGGAATGTTCCTGGATAATACGCGCGATGAGCGGCCGACAAGAGCCGCAATTGGTGCCCGCACTGATCCTGGCCCCCACCTCTGCCACGCTGGCCGCACCATTGTCGACTGCTTGGCGCACCGCGTTTTCGCCGATGTCATAGCATACGCAGACGAGCGGCCCGGTGTCAGGCTGCGGTGAGCTTGGCCGTCCTGCCAGCCATTCAGTTGTGGCACATTCTGTCTGGGCAAACTGCCGAACAAGCCAGTCGCGATGCGGAATTTCTCCGCTTCTCGTCACATAAAGCAGCGCTTCCGGTGCGCTGCCTGCGCCTGCCACCAGAATTCTCCGCATACCGCGAACAAAGTCGCACACTTCGCTCCGCTCGCCCGGCGGAAGCAATTTGTCCACGTTAATGGCACCGTCGCCGGCCAGTTCGGTAAACCAGCCGCCATCAATGCGTGAGCGCACCCAATATCCTGCGTCTTCTGGACGGACGGGTTTGCGCGAAAGCAGGAAGGCCCGCCAGCCCGGATTATATGGAGCAACTTGGGCCGGGACATTCTTGAAGCCCGGCTGGCCCGAAACCGGATCGCATTCGGGATGAACCAGCAACCCCGTACGGCCAGCTCCGGAATTAGCGTCAGTCCAATGCATGGGAGCAAAGATCTCGCCAGCCCGCTGGTCCTCGTTAAAGGCGACGCGGTAGGCGCTGCGACCAGCGGTAGTCTCGATGTGAGCCAGCCCGCCATCGCTCAAGCCATGCGCCTCACCATCCGCGGGCGCGATCTCCAGAAGCGGTTCAGGCCGGTGCGCGGAAAGCCGGGCACTAAGGCCGGTTCGGGTCATAGTGTGCCACTGATCGCGATACCGCCCGGTATTGAGGGCAAGGGAAGGGCCCGCGCCCCGCGCTTTGGAGGGGCTGACCGCAACGATGTTGGCCTTGCCGGATGCGGTGGAAAAGCCGTGTTCAAAAGGTCGCGCGCCGCCCCATTGGAACGGCTGCATGCGATCATAGGCCTTGTCGGTAATCCCGGCCTGATTGCTCAGGTCGAGCAGCTTGCCATGCCGTGTCGCGAGAACTGTCATTTCGGAATATTCGCGAAAGACGTCTGCCGGGGATTCAAAATCAAAGGACTGCCCATGGCCGAGCCGTGCGGCAACATCGCATACGATCTTCCAGTCAGCCCGTGCCTTACCGGGCCGAGCCATGAAGGCGCGCTGGCGCGAAATGCAGCGCTCCGAATTGGTGACCGTGCCATCCTTCTCTCCCCAACCCAGCGCGGGCAGACGAACATGGGCGAGTTTTGCCGTGTCGGTATCAGCGATGATGTCGGAAACGATCACATTGGGGCATCGCGCCAAAGCCTCTCTGACGAAGCCTGCATCAGGCATGGAAACGGCCGGGTTCGTAGCCATGATCCAGACGAATTTCACCTTCCCTGCATGCACCGCTCGGAAAAGGTCAACAGCCTTCAAACCGGGCCCGGAGCAAAGCCGTGACGTCTGCCAAAAATCGGCTACACTCGCCCGTTCCGCTTCGGAAAAGCCAAGATGGCAGGCAAGTATGTTGGCAAGCCCGCCCACTTCGCGTCCCCCCATCGCATTTGGCTGACCGGTCATACTGAAAGGCCCGGCACCAGGCCGCCCAATCCGCCCCATGGCGAGATGCAGGTTGATGATGGCATTACCCTTGTCGGTACCGCAAACCGACTGATTGGCGCCTTGGCTGAAGAGGGTCACCATGCGCGAATTGGAATCCACCAATTCGGCCAGCTCGTTAAACACGGCGGGATCGATGTCATGGGCCGCCGGGTCAAGCGCGTCCAGAAAACCCTCTGGCAAAGTGCAATGATCATCGAGGAAACTGCCATCGAGCCGACCGCGATCGATCATCTCCGCCAGAAGGGCATTGAAAAGCGCAATATCGCCATCGGGCGGCAGGGGGATATGCAGGTCTGCCATGGCGGCCGTTTCAGTGCGGCGCGGATCCACGACGATGATTTTCGTGCCGCGTCTCTCCCGCGCCTTTTCGATCCGCTGCCATGCCACCGGATGGCACCATGCTGTGTTCGATCCGACGAGAATGACGAGATCGGCTTCATCCAGATCCGCATAGGAGCACGGCACGACGTCCTCCCCGAAGGCCCGATTATGCGCAGCTACTGCGCTGGCCATGCAAAGACGTGAATTCGTGTCGATATTGCCAGTGCCGACGAAGCCCTTCGCCAGCTTGTTGGCGACATAATAATCTTCTGTGAGAAGCTGACCGGAGAGGTAGAAGGCGACGCTGTCGGGTCCATACTGCTCAACGGTATCGCGCATGCGCGACGCGACGTCATCCAGCGCACTATCCCAGCCGACCGTTCGCTGTCCGATCATTGGATAATGCAGCCGGCCTTCCAGCCCCACCGTCTCTGCCAGATGCGTCCCCTTGGAACAAAGACGCCCGTGATTGGCCGGATGCTGCCGATCACCCTCAATCGAAACTTGCCGCTTATTCGAAGATTCAACATCTATCCCGCAGCCGACGCCGCAATAAGGGCAAGTGGTCTTGGTTTTGGTGTCGCGCATGCCCGGTCAGGCCGACTGTGCGGCCGAAGAAGGCTGGCTCGGCATGAACTGTGGAACTACGGCCTCACGCAACAGGAAGATGCGTCCGGCATCCAGCTTGAGCGGGATGGTAGGCGTGCACCCCTCGTCTTCTCCCTGCGCTTCACCGCTCTGCAGAGAAATACGCCAATTGTGCAGCGGGCAGGATACGGTGTCACCGTGGATGATGCCCTGGCTGAGCGGCCCCTGTCTGTGCGGACATTTGTTCACCAGCGCATAGAATTTACCGCGCATGGTATGGAAAACGGCGATCTCCTCGCCTCCTTCGACCGGAAGAGTACGGGCGCTCCCCGGCCCGATCTGTACGACCGGGCCGATATCCAGCCATTTACCGACAGTGGCCTGTGTCATTATGCTTTCTCCATCGCCAAGGGACGCACTTCGGCGAGGTGACTGTGCAGGTCCTTCCGATCGCCCGCGGCGCGCTGTGCCCAGGGATCG
This window harbors:
- the nirD gene encoding nitrite reductase small subunit NirD; translation: MTQATVGKWLDIGPVVQIGPGSARTLPVEGGEEIAVFHTMRGKFYALVNKCPHRQGPLSQGIIHGDTVSCPLHNWRISLQSGEAQGEDEGCTPTIPLKLDAGRIFLLREAVVPQFMPSQPSSAAQSA
- a CDS encoding nitrate reductase, with the protein product MRDTKTKTTCPYCGVGCGIDVESSNKRQVSIEGDRQHPANHGRLCSKGTHLAETVGLEGRLHYPMIGQRTVGWDSALDDVASRMRDTVEQYGPDSVAFYLSGQLLTEDYYVANKLAKGFVGTGNIDTNSRLCMASAVAAHNRAFGEDVVPCSYADLDEADLVILVGSNTAWCHPVAWQRIEKARERRGTKIIVVDPRRTETAAMADLHIPLPPDGDIALFNALLAEMIDRGRLDGSFLDDHCTLPEGFLDALDPAAHDIDPAVFNELAELVDSNSRMVTLFSQGANQSVCGTDKGNAIINLHLAMGRIGRPGAGPFSMTGQPNAMGGREVGGLANILACHLGFSEAERASVADFWQTSRLCSGPGLKAVDLFRAVHAGKVKFVWIMATNPAVSMPDAGFVREALARCPNVIVSDIIADTDTAKLAHVRLPALGWGEKDGTVTNSERCISRQRAFMARPGKARADWKIVCDVAARLGHGQSFDFESPADVFREYSEMTVLATRHGKLLDLSNQAGITDKAYDRMQPFQWGGARPFEHGFSTASGKANIVAVSPSKARGAGPSLALNTGRYRDQWHTMTRTGLSARLSAHRPEPLLEIAPADGEAHGLSDGGLAHIETTAGRSAYRVAFNEDQRAGEIFAPMHWTDANSGAGRTGLLVHPECDPVSGQPGFKNVPAQVAPYNPGWRAFLLSRKPVRPEDAGYWVRSRIDGGWFTELAGDGAINVDKLLPPGERSEVCDFVRGMRRILVAGAGSAPEALLYVTRSGEIPHRDWLVRQFAQTECATTEWLAGRPSSPQPDTGPLVCVCYDIGENAVRQAVDNGAASVAEVGARISAGTNCGSCRPLIARIIQEHSGALREAAV
- the cobA gene encoding uroporphyrinogen-III C-methyltransferase, giving the protein MIAPGEVWLVGAGPGDPDLLTRKAEKLICAASVVFHDALIGPGVLDLVPSNVRLVSVGKRAGQHSKDQKSIDTLIVEAARAGERVVRLKGGDPSIFGRSMEELTACREAGLKVSICPGITAASAASASIRNSLTLRGIARKLVFVTAHTRKGKLLPLDWGSLADPEATLAIYMGKSAAAEIARGLIDAGLSGETPVALVESASLPEERRFHTRLDLLSIAARTALGEGPALILIGAAMHPEKSEMDFAQEGASLGKGWLTWPLV